The Acidobacteriota bacterium genomic sequence CGCCCCGGCGGAGTCCTCTTCGAGAGCCGCTCGGTCGCTCGGAACGGCGGCCGGGGAAGCCGGCAGCGCGCGCCCCCGGCGGAGTCCTCTTCGAGAGCCGCTCGGTCGCTCGGACCGGCGGCCGGGGAAACCGGCAACGCCCGCGGCGTGCCGCCACGAGGTTCCATGCGCACGTGCGCGCTCCGCGCGTTCAGCGAAACGCGTCCCGGACGAGCGCCTCGAGTTCCGGAGAGGGAGCGCCGCGCCGTTCCACCGTGACGAACCGGTGTCCCGCCTTCCGGGGGCCGCGCGCCGAGAGGCACTGGTGCTCGGCTTCGACGGCGACCACGAGCGAACGGGGGGAAAGGCCGCGTTCCAGCCCGTCCGCGATGCTGGCCGTGAGCGCTTCCTGCAGCGTCAGCCGGCGCGCGCAGGCGTCGACGACTCTCGCCACCGCTCCCAGACCCGCATGGCGCCCCTCCGGCACGTAGCCGGCGTGGGCGACCCCCCGGAAGGGCAGCAGGTGATGGGCGCAGACCGCGGTGAAAGCGATTCCGCTCAGCAGGACGGGGCCCCGCGCCGCGGGCATCTCGATCGGCCGCAGCAGCGCCGCCGGATCGGTGCCCGCCCCCGCCAGCAGGTCCTCGGTCCAGGCCTTGGCGAGCCGGCGCGGTGCCCGGCGCAGGAGCTCGCCGGCGTCGAGCGAGGGATCGGGCGGGCATCGGTCGAAGAGTTCCGCGAGGAGCTCGCTCCACAGCTTTTCGAGTCGTTCCGTGCTCACCGGTCCGCTCCCCCCTCCAGCTCCCCCCGGTACACCACCGCCGCGCCTTCCGTTTCGTACAGCTCCACCGCCCGCAGCCCGGGCAGCGCCGGGCGCAGCTCCCGCCACAGGTGGACCGCGATCCACTCCGCCGTGGGGTTTTCCAGCACGTCGTTGAGATGGGCGTGATCCAGCCGCTTCAGGACCCGCTCGGTCACCACCGCGTCGAGTTCGCCGAAGTCGATCACCATCCCCTGCTCCGGGTCGATTTCCCCCTCGACCTCCACGGTGAAGCGGTAGGAATGGCCATGGAGGTTGCGGCAACGGCCGGGGTGCCGCGGCAGCACGTGGCTGGCTTCGAAGCCATAGGTGCGGCGGAGCAGCATCAGGTGGTCTCCCTGTCGAGCGTGACCGACACGCCCACGCTGTCGACGATCCCGTCGACGACCGGGGTCTCCTTCTGTACCGCGACGCGCACCCGCTCGCAGGAGAAGGTCGACAGCAGTTCGCGGGCGATCCGGACGGCGAGCGTCTCGATGAGATGGAACGAGTTCTCGCGGCCGATCTTCACGACCAGGTCATGCACCTGCCTGTAGTCGATCGTGTCCTCGACACGGTCCGACTCGGCCGCGCGGCCGATCGGGGCCACCAGGTCGACGTCGACCCGGTGGCGGACGCCGATCTTCCGCTCGAGCTTGGTCAAGCCGTGGAAGGCGTGGAACCGGATCCCGCGCACCGAGATCTCACCGGTCATCAGCTCCTCTCCCGCCCGCCGGGTTCGACGGCCCGCCGGATTATGCCGCTCGCCGGATCCGGAGGCGACGGGGCCGGTTCACCACCGGACCGCCACGCGGTAGGTGAGGATCGTCTCGCCGTGCGCGGGGACCTCGAGTTCGAACTCGAGCGTCCCGGCATCGAGCTTGCGTCCGGGGTGGCTCGAGGACACGAGGCGCCAGTCCCCGCCGACCGGTTCCCGCACGGTGATCGTGACGGCGCGGTCCTTGTGGTTGCGGACGGCCACGCGGAACGCCGACTCGGCCTCCCGCCGCCCGAGGACGCGGTAGTCGGTCTGGGTGCGCTCGGCGACCACGTCGAAGGCCCGCCCCACCGACAGCCGGATCGTCTCACCGGCCGGGGTATGGTCGATGGCGTCCTCGCCCACGAACTGCTCCGCTCCGGAGCTGTCCCGCTCGTAGACGCGCACGGTTCCCTTCGGGAGCGGCATCCCGAGCCCGTGCGCGGCGTCGT encodes the following:
- the folB gene encoding dihydroneopterin aldolase, producing the protein MTGEISVRGIRFHAFHGLTKLERKIGVRHRVDVDLVAPIGRAAESDRVEDTIDYRQVHDLVVKIGRENSFHLIETLAVRIARELLSTFSCERVRVAVQKETPVVDGIVDSVGVSVTLDRETT
- a CDS encoding GTP cyclohydrolase I FolE codes for the protein MDRGPPVAGAAPGAARAAGGGAVRNGRRGGGVPGGAGGGSGPVSTERLEKLWSELLAELFDRCPPDPSLDAGELLRRAPRRLAKAWTEDLLAGAGTDPAALLRPIEMPAARGPVLLSGIAFTAVCAHHLLPFRGVAHAGYVPEGRHAGLGAVARVVDACARRLTLQEALTASIADGLERGLSPRSLVVAVEAEHQCLSARGPRKAGHRFVTVERRGAPSPELEALVRDAFR
- the queD gene encoding 6-carboxytetrahydropterin synthase QueD, which encodes MLLRRTYGFEASHVLPRHPGRCRNLHGHSYRFTVEVEGEIDPEQGMVIDFGELDAVVTERVLKRLDHAHLNDVLENPTAEWIAVHLWRELRPALPGLRAVELYETEGAAVVYRGELEGGADR